The Dethiosulfovibrio peptidovorans genome contains the following window.
GATTGGTTCTTTACCGTCTATTCCTGAGAGGATTCGAAGGAGCTCTCTTATGGATCCCAAGGGTAGGAGCATCTCTCGTTCTTCTCTTTCCTCGTCCAGATAGGATTTAGAGAGCGACAGGCGACGACCATCGGTAGATACACAATGACATTCACTATTTTTAATCTGTATAAGTTCAGCTCCGAGGTATTTTGGAAACTCTTCTCCAACGCTGCCTGCGATCCCCCCCTCGTCGAGGATTCTCTGTAATTCGCTGGTTTGCAGTGTACAGAAAGGCTGGCTATTCTCAGCAGATGGGAGGGGTGGAAAGTCTTCCACTGGGTAGGTAGTAAATCGATATGTATTCCGTCCCGCTATGATAGTTCCATTTCCCTCGTTAGTTACTTCTACGGAAAAAATAGATGTTGGAGCTTTTTTAAATAGCTCTCCAACGATTTTTACTGGAAAGATAGCTTGTCCTGGTTGGTCGACCGTTATTCCTGATGCTGTCGTTCTGAGAGAGGTTTTCAGGTCTGTGGCTTGAAGGGTGACTCCTGTAGTGTCAGCAACACAGAGAACTCCAGAGATGACACTGAGAGTGCTTTTTTGGGCTGCTATTCGTTCGGTTACGCTCCATGATTTCATGAATGTATTTTTATCTATGGTAAGTTTCATTGTGGGTAGCCTCCTCTAAGAGCTTCTGAGATTTTTTACTTAAAAACCGTAGTCTTTGTAGTATGGAAGGTGTATATGTGGATAACGTGTCCAAAATTCCTTGGAACCATGATGAGAAATGTGTATATGTACGTGGATATTATGGGGATTTTTGTTCACATTACTCACAGTTTTTTTGTTCTTGAATATTGAAATCTAGGTTATCCACATACGTATAACGCCAATCACAGCTTATTCTCTATGTTGTCCACAACATTCTTGATTTTGAGATTGTCTTTTAAGAGCTGTTCTATTTTCTTTTGAGCGTGAAGTACAGTAGTGTGGTCTTTTTTATTAAAAGCAGTTCCAATTTGATGAAGGCTATTCTCTGTATGTTTCCGACATATATACATCGCAATTTGACGAGCTGTAGCAATCTCCGATGTTCGTTTATTTCCTACGATATCATTAATAGTCAGAGAGCACTCTTCAGCGACGATTTGTTGTATGAGTTCAATGCTTACTGGACCTTTGGAAACACGACGAATAATGTCTTTAAGCCACTCGGATGTTTTTTCTACCGTGATGTGTTCACTACTCAGTTCGGCACATGCGATGACTCGATTGAGAGCTCCTTCAAGCTCTCGAATATTGCTGGGCACATTTTGAGCTAAGTAGATAATGACATCCTCGGGTATGGAGTATCCTCGAAACTCAGCCTTTTTAGTCAGTATCGCACAGCGAGTTTCATAGTCTGGGGGTTGGATGTCAGTGACAAGTCCCCATTCGAATCGGCTGACGAGGCGATCCTCAATGGCTTTGATCTCCTTGGGAGGACGATCGGAGCTGAGAACGATCTGCTTTTTATCGTTGTGGAGGCTATTAAAAGTGTGAAAAAACTCTTCCTGGGTGCTCTCCTTGCCGGCCAAAAATTGGATATCATCGATGAGAAGAAGGTCCAGGGTTCTATATCGATTTCTAAATTCGGCGGTTCGGTTGTTTCGAATGCTCGCGATAAGTTCATTGGTGAATTTCTCTGAACTGACATACCCCACTTTGAGATTTTTGTTGTTTTCTAAACCATGGTGACCAATAGCGTGCATGAGATGGGTCTTGCCTAAACCGACTCCTCCCCATATAAAAAGAGGATTGTATGCTGCTCCTGGGCTTTCAGCCACAGCCAGACTGGCGGCGTGAGCTAAACGATTGGACTTACCCACGACAAAGGACGAAAATATATAATTTGGATTCAGACCATTTGGACTTCTCTGAGTTTGTTGTTTTACGGTCAGCTCTGCCCGTTCCTTTTCTTGTCTGTTGGGTTTTTCGACGACTACAAGTTGGATTTCGTTGCCGTAGTTTAACTTATTCATAGCTTGTTCCAGGGTTTTTTGAAAACGAGTTTTTATTTGAACCTCGACAAAGTTATTACCGACATCGAGGGTCAAGATGCCGTCTTTCATGCTGAGGGGTTCGCAGGTTTTAAGCCACGTATCAGCAGCTCCCTGTGTTAAATTAGGTGTAGCAGCTATAACGATTTCTTGCCATATTTTTTGAAGATCTTTCACAATCTGATCACCTCTAAAATGGGTGTATTTTCTGAGATTTGTCCACAAAAGTTATCCACATATTCACATCAATCCTACCTCAGCATGTGTAAAAAAGAAAGGCTTATCCCAGAAGGCTTTGAGATTTGTATAAGGTTTTAGCACAATTTGACTAAGTCTTTCGAAGCTATGATAGAGGCTACTGGTGATTTATCCACAGCTTATCCACTTTTGTGGATAGAAAGGTTCACGTCGTGGAAGAATTTTATCATATGTCACGAACCTTTACTTATGGGTAGAAGTCTTTACAGATCGACCTTTTTATGAATAATGATAGTACTTATTTTTTATAGAGAGGTTTGACGTATGTCCATTTACATGAATAATGCTGCAACAACCTGGCCAAAACCGTCCTTAGTAGGTCAAAGAATGCTCGATTTTTTGACAGACTCCGGTGCTAACATAGCTCGAGGATCGGCATCTCGGAGGGATTTAGATACCATGGATATGGTTATTACCTGTCGAGAGACCTTAGGACGTATTTTAGGTGGATACGAGAATGGCGATCCTAGGTATGTCACCTTCACCACTAATGTGACTGAATCGTTGAACGTTGTCCTTAAAGGATTCTTAAGATCAGGTATGACGGTAGTTACCACCTCCATGGAGCATAATGCCGTAATTCGTCCTTTGAGGAGGTTGGAGAGGCAGGATATCAATGTAGTGGTTCTTCCCTGTGATCGACAAGGTCGTCTCAATCCTGGTGATCTTCGAAATTTTCTTGACGATCAATTGGTGGATATGGTCGTTATGGCACATGCAAGTAACGTATGTGGTGTCGTTCAGGACTTAAAGACGGTTTCGTCTCTCTGCGTTGAGCGGGGGGTTCCATTAGTTGTGGATACAGCTCAGACGGCTGGGGTTCTGAATATATCGGCCTCGGAGCTTGGAATTTCGGCCCTCTGTTGGACTGGTCATAAAGGGCTTATGGGACCACAGGGTATAGGGGGCATTCTCTGGAATCCAGGATTTGCCTCTCGATGTGAGTCCCTGATTGACGGTGGGACCGGCAGTTTCTCCCATGAGGAGGTCCAGCCAACCTCGATGCCCGACGCCTTTGAGTCCGGCACACTTAACCTTCCCGGTATAGCTGGCCTTCTAGGGGCTCTGGAATGGCTTGAGGAGACGGGGATTTCGTCGATTAACCATCGAGAAACAGCCTTGGGTAACCGTCTTTTTCAGGGGCTCCTGGCTATTCCTGATGTGGTTCTATACGGGCCCGAAAGCATGTCGAATCGGCTTCCTGTTTTTTCTCTGAACATTCAGGATGTCGATAACGGTATTTTGGCTCAAGCACTGTCCGAACAAGGTATCGAGACAAGACCAGGTCTTCACTGCGCTCCTTTGGCCCACAGAACGTTAGGTTCTTTTCCACAGGGATCCCTTAGACTCAGTATAGGGTATTTTACCTCTGAGGAGGATGTGGACAAAGTGCTTTCGGTTTTTAAAGACCTTATTCTGAGAGGGATTTGATTTTTTCCCATCTCTCCGATACAGTGTGTCTTGATCACAACAGGGAGCCTCTAAAAACTCAGAAACTCGCCCCAGGTCGTTTTGGCGAGACAGGGCTATGGCGAAACGACCTGGGGCTGGGAGATTCGGATATAGGCTTTTAGAGGTGCCCAATAGAAGAAATGCTCGGAGGGTACCCATGAAAATAGTGATTGTCGGAGCAGGAAACGTAGGCTATTCCATCGCCAAGAGCCTCTCTGAAGAGGGGCACGACATTGTGGTGGTAGAGCGGGATCGTTCTGTTGGCACTAAGGTCGAAAATGAATTGGACGTAGCGGTGGTGTTTGGTAATGGATCCAGGCCACCAGTATTGGAAACTGCCGGGGTAAAAAATGGATGTGATATCGATTTTTTAGTGGCCTGTACCAATCGGGATGAGGTCAACATAGTAGCGTGCTGGATTGCTAAACGATGTGGTGTCAAACGCGTTATCTCGAGGGCAAGGGGACTGGAGTACACGGACTCTCCTCAGTGGGGAGCTTTTTTAGGTATCGATGTTATGAAT
Protein-coding sequences here:
- a CDS encoding chromosomal replication initiator protein DnaA translates to MKDLQKIWQEIVIAATPNLTQGAADTWLKTCEPLSMKDGILTLDVGNNFVEVQIKTRFQKTLEQAMNKLNYGNEIQLVVVEKPNRQEKERAELTVKQQTQRSPNGLNPNYIFSSFVVGKSNRLAHAASLAVAESPGAAYNPLFIWGGVGLGKTHLMHAIGHHGLENNKNLKVGYVSSEKFTNELIASIRNNRTAEFRNRYRTLDLLLIDDIQFLAGKESTQEEFFHTFNSLHNDKKQIVLSSDRPPKEIKAIEDRLVSRFEWGLVTDIQPPDYETRCAILTKKAEFRGYSIPEDVIIYLAQNVPSNIRELEGALNRVIACAELSSEHITVEKTSEWLKDIIRRVSKGPVSIELIQQIVAEECSLTINDIVGNKRTSEIATARQIAMYICRKHTENSLHQIGTAFNKKDHTTVLHAQKKIEQLLKDNLKIKNVVDNIENKL
- the dnaN gene encoding DNA polymerase III subunit beta yields the protein MKLTIDKNTFMKSWSVTERIAAQKSTLSVISGVLCVADTTGVTLQATDLKTSLRTTASGITVDQPGQAIFPVKIVGELFKKAPTSIFSVEVTNEGNGTIIAGRNTYRFTTYPVEDFPPLPSAENSQPFCTLQTSELQRILDEGGIAGSVGEEFPKYLGAELIQIKNSECHCVSTDGRRLSLSKSYLDEEREEREMLLPLGSIRELLRILSGIDGKEPICISIDGSLGYFTMDNLEFSIRKIDSSFPNYEKILNPNTTTTLEIDRTQFIDALERIDVVVRDHNKTVILTLSPGGSLKLFGKAPDIGEAKELIDGIIKGESLKVAFNVTFLMGGLKAFHGDQVTLSFNGQEGQMMMLRPNGGDFLYMLMPIKLKSTDLEALDDWEESIN
- a CDS encoding aminotransferase class V — its product is MSIYMNNAATTWPKPSLVGQRMLDFLTDSGANIARGSASRRDLDTMDMVITCRETLGRILGGYENGDPRYVTFTTNVTESLNVVLKGFLRSGMTVVTTSMEHNAVIRPLRRLERQDINVVVLPCDRQGRLNPGDLRNFLDDQLVDMVVMAHASNVCGVVQDLKTVSSLCVERGVPLVVDTAQTAGVLNISASELGISALCWTGHKGLMGPQGIGGILWNPGFASRCESLIDGGTGSFSHEEVQPTSMPDAFESGTLNLPGIAGLLGALEWLEETGISSINHRETALGNRLFQGLLAIPDVVLYGPESMSNRLPVFSLNIQDVDNGILAQALSEQGIETRPGLHCAPLAHRTLGSFPQGSLRLSIGYFTSEEDVDKVLSVFKDLILRGI